The Accipiter gentilis chromosome 7, bAccGen1.1, whole genome shotgun sequence genome includes a region encoding these proteins:
- the SYT11 gene encoding synaptotagmin-11 isoform X2, whose protein sequence is MAEITSVHPGFDVSPVVAGLIGATVLVVSVSVTVFVWTCCHQQAEKKHKTPPYKFIHMLKGISIYPETLSNKKKINRIRRDKNGTPKETGRGNLLVDAAESGLVGSEKAPDGPNAAPHVDQLPIKVDYGDELSPDQSLTPGGSKTSSPSSPGDDVMLGELTFLVDYNFPKKALVVTIQEAHGLPVMDEHTQSSDPYIKMTILPDKRHRVKTRVLRKTLDPVFDETFTFYGIPYSQLQDLVLHFLVLSFDRFSRDDVIGEVMVPLAGVDPSTGKVQLTREILKRNIQKCISRGELQVSLSYQPVAQRMTVVVLKARHLPKMDITGLSGNPYVKVNVYYGRKRIAKKKTHVKKCTLNPVFNESFIYDIPVDLLPDISIEFLVIDFDRTTKNEVVGRLILGAHSITAGGVEHWREVCENPRKPVAKWHSLSEY, encoded by the exons ATGGCGGAGATCACCAGTGTCCACCCCGGCTTCG ATGTCTCTCCAGTTGTTGCAGGCCTCATTGGTGCTACTGTCCTTGTGGTTTCTGTCTCAGTAACAGTTTTTGTGTGGACATGCTGTCACCAGCAAGCAGAAAAGAAGCACAAAACCCCACCATATAAATTCATTCACATGTTGAAAGGCATCAGCATCTATCCGGAGACCTTGAgtaacaagaagaaaattaaccgAATCCGGAGAGACAAGAATGGCACTCCTAAGGAGACTGGAAGGGGAAACCTCTTGGTGGATGCTGCTGAATCTGGTTTAGTAGGCTCTGAGAAGGCTCCAGATGGGCCAAATGCAGCCCCCCATGTCGACCAGCTCCCAATAAAAGTAGATTATGGAGATGAACTAAGTCCAGATCAAAGCCTCACTCCAGGAGGAAGTAAAACCTCCTCCCCATCTTCTCCAGGGGATGATGTCATGCTGGGTGAACTGACTTTCTTAGTGGACTACAACTTCCCTAAAAAAGCGCTGGTAGTTACCATTCAGGAGGCTCATGGGCTGCCAGTGATGGATGAGCACACTCAGAGCTCCGACCCTTATATCAAGATGACAATTCTTCCAGATAAAAGGCATCGAGTGAAGACTCGTGTACTTCGCAAGACACTAGACCCAGTCTTTGATGAAACCTTCACCTTCTATGGGATCCCATATAGCCAGCTCCAGGATTTGGTGCTTCACTTCCTCGTGTTGAGCTTCGATCGCTTTTCTCGAGATGATGTTATTGGAGAGGTCATGGTGCCCCTTGCAGGGGTGGATCCAAGCACTGGAAAGGTTCAGCTGACAAGGGAGATCCTCAAAAGGAACATACAA aaatgtATTAGCAGAGGGGAACTGCAAGTCTCCTTGTCTTACCAGCCTGTGGCGCAGAGAATGACTGTTGTGGTGCTGAAAGCCAGACATTTGCCAAAGATGGATATCACTGGCCTCTCAGGTA ATCCGTACGTTAAGGTGAATGTTTATTATGGAAGAAAGCGCATAGCAAAAAAGAAGACTCACGTGAAGAAGTGCACTTTGAATCCTGTCTTCAACGAGTCCTTCATTTATGATATCCCTGTCGATCTCCTTCCTGACATCAGCATTGAATTTCTAGTTATTGATTTCGACCGTACCACGAAAAACGAAGTGGTGGGACGGCTGATTTTGGGAGCGCACAGCATCACTGCAGGTGGTGTGGAACACTGGCGAGAGGTGTGTGAGAATCCTAGAAAGCCAGTTGCCAAATGGCACAGCCTGAGCGAATACTAG
- the SYT11 gene encoding synaptotagmin-11 isoform X1: MAEITSVHPGFDVSPVVAGLIGATVLVVSVSVTVFVWTCCHQQAEKKHKTPPYKFIHMLKGISIYPETLSNKKKINRIRRDKNGTPKETGRGNLLVDAAESGLVGSEKAPDGPNAAPHVDQLPIKVDYGDELSPDQSLTPGGSKTSSPSSPGDDVMLGELTFLVDYNFPKKALVVTIQEAHGLPVMDEHTQSSDPYIKMTILPDKRHRVKTRVLRKTLDPVFDETFTFYGIPYSQLQDLVLHFLVLSFDRFSRDDVIGEVMVPLAGVDPSTGKVQLTREILKRNIQKCISRGELQVSLSYQPVAQRMTVVVLKARHLPKMDITGLSADPYVKVNVYYGRKRIAKKKTHVKKCTLNPVFNESFIYDIPVDLLPDISIEFLVIDFDRTTKNEVVGRLILGAHSITAGGVEHWREVCENPRKPVAKWHSLSEY; encoded by the exons ATGGCGGAGATCACCAGTGTCCACCCCGGCTTCG ATGTCTCTCCAGTTGTTGCAGGCCTCATTGGTGCTACTGTCCTTGTGGTTTCTGTCTCAGTAACAGTTTTTGTGTGGACATGCTGTCACCAGCAAGCAGAAAAGAAGCACAAAACCCCACCATATAAATTCATTCACATGTTGAAAGGCATCAGCATCTATCCGGAGACCTTGAgtaacaagaagaaaattaaccgAATCCGGAGAGACAAGAATGGCACTCCTAAGGAGACTGGAAGGGGAAACCTCTTGGTGGATGCTGCTGAATCTGGTTTAGTAGGCTCTGAGAAGGCTCCAGATGGGCCAAATGCAGCCCCCCATGTCGACCAGCTCCCAATAAAAGTAGATTATGGAGATGAACTAAGTCCAGATCAAAGCCTCACTCCAGGAGGAAGTAAAACCTCCTCCCCATCTTCTCCAGGGGATGATGTCATGCTGGGTGAACTGACTTTCTTAGTGGACTACAACTTCCCTAAAAAAGCGCTGGTAGTTACCATTCAGGAGGCTCATGGGCTGCCAGTGATGGATGAGCACACTCAGAGCTCCGACCCTTATATCAAGATGACAATTCTTCCAGATAAAAGGCATCGAGTGAAGACTCGTGTACTTCGCAAGACACTAGACCCAGTCTTTGATGAAACCTTCACCTTCTATGGGATCCCATATAGCCAGCTCCAGGATTTGGTGCTTCACTTCCTCGTGTTGAGCTTCGATCGCTTTTCTCGAGATGATGTTATTGGAGAGGTCATGGTGCCCCTTGCAGGGGTGGATCCAAGCACTGGAAAGGTTCAGCTGACAAGGGAGATCCTCAAAAGGAACATACAA aaatgtATTAGCAGAGGGGAACTGCAAGTCTCCTTGTCTTACCAGCCTGTGGCGCAGAGAATGACTGTTGTGGTGCTGAAAGCCAGACATTTGCCAAAGATGGATATCACTGGCCTCTCAG caGATCCGTACGTTAAGGTGAATGTTTATTATGGAAGAAAGCGCATAGCAAAAAAGAAGACTCACGTGAAGAAGTGCACTTTGAATCCTGTCTTCAACGAGTCCTTCATTTATGATATCCCTGTCGATCTCCTTCCTGACATCAGCATTGAATTTCTAGTTATTGATTTCGACCGTACCACGAAAAACGAAGTGGTGGGACGGCTGATTTTGGGAGCGCACAGCATCACTGCAGGTGGTGTGGAACACTGGCGAGAGGTGTGTGAGAATCCTAGAAAGCCAGTTGCCAAATGGCACAGCCTGAGCGAATACTAG
- the SYT11 gene encoding synaptotagmin-11 isoform X3, with product MAEITSVHPGFDVSPVVAGLIGATVLVVSVSVTVFVWTCCHQQAEKKHKTPPYKFIHMLKGISIYPETLSNKKKINRIRRDKNGTPKETGRGNLLVDAAESGLVGSEKAPDGPNAAPHVDQLPIKVDYGDELSPDQSLTPGGSKTSSPSSPGDDVMLGELTFLVDYNFPKKALVVTIQEAHGLPVMDEHTQSSDPYIKMTILPDKRHRVKTRVLRKTLDPVFDETFTFYGIPYSQLQDLVLHFLVLSFDRFSRDDVIGEVMVPLAGVDPSTGKVQLTREILKRNIQKCISRGELQVSLSYQPVAQRMTVVVLKARHLPKMDITGLSDPYVKVNVYYGRKRIAKKKTHVKKCTLNPVFNESFIYDIPVDLLPDISIEFLVIDFDRTTKNEVVGRLILGAHSITAGGVEHWREVCENPRKPVAKWHSLSEY from the exons ATGGCGGAGATCACCAGTGTCCACCCCGGCTTCG ATGTCTCTCCAGTTGTTGCAGGCCTCATTGGTGCTACTGTCCTTGTGGTTTCTGTCTCAGTAACAGTTTTTGTGTGGACATGCTGTCACCAGCAAGCAGAAAAGAAGCACAAAACCCCACCATATAAATTCATTCACATGTTGAAAGGCATCAGCATCTATCCGGAGACCTTGAgtaacaagaagaaaattaaccgAATCCGGAGAGACAAGAATGGCACTCCTAAGGAGACTGGAAGGGGAAACCTCTTGGTGGATGCTGCTGAATCTGGTTTAGTAGGCTCTGAGAAGGCTCCAGATGGGCCAAATGCAGCCCCCCATGTCGACCAGCTCCCAATAAAAGTAGATTATGGAGATGAACTAAGTCCAGATCAAAGCCTCACTCCAGGAGGAAGTAAAACCTCCTCCCCATCTTCTCCAGGGGATGATGTCATGCTGGGTGAACTGACTTTCTTAGTGGACTACAACTTCCCTAAAAAAGCGCTGGTAGTTACCATTCAGGAGGCTCATGGGCTGCCAGTGATGGATGAGCACACTCAGAGCTCCGACCCTTATATCAAGATGACAATTCTTCCAGATAAAAGGCATCGAGTGAAGACTCGTGTACTTCGCAAGACACTAGACCCAGTCTTTGATGAAACCTTCACCTTCTATGGGATCCCATATAGCCAGCTCCAGGATTTGGTGCTTCACTTCCTCGTGTTGAGCTTCGATCGCTTTTCTCGAGATGATGTTATTGGAGAGGTCATGGTGCCCCTTGCAGGGGTGGATCCAAGCACTGGAAAGGTTCAGCTGACAAGGGAGATCCTCAAAAGGAACATACAA aaatgtATTAGCAGAGGGGAACTGCAAGTCTCCTTGTCTTACCAGCCTGTGGCGCAGAGAATGACTGTTGTGGTGCTGAAAGCCAGACATTTGCCAAAGATGGATATCACTGGCCTCTCAG ATCCGTACGTTAAGGTGAATGTTTATTATGGAAGAAAGCGCATAGCAAAAAAGAAGACTCACGTGAAGAAGTGCACTTTGAATCCTGTCTTCAACGAGTCCTTCATTTATGATATCCCTGTCGATCTCCTTCCTGACATCAGCATTGAATTTCTAGTTATTGATTTCGACCGTACCACGAAAAACGAAGTGGTGGGACGGCTGATTTTGGGAGCGCACAGCATCACTGCAGGTGGTGTGGAACACTGGCGAGAGGTGTGTGAGAATCCTAGAAAGCCAGTTGCCAAATGGCACAGCCTGAGCGAATACTAG